A segment of the Candidatus Protochlamydia naegleriophila genome:
AGATGCGAATACGCCTGCTCGTCAAAAGTAATAAAAACTTGCGGAATATCGCGTAAATATTTAATCTGATTAGTTAAAATAAGCATATTCCGCATAATTTCCTCTTCATTGCGAGGCATAAAAACTGGGTGCTGCTTGTGTTCGATGCGATTTTTTAAATGGGTCGGCAGCTCTTTTGCCAGCTTGCGAATGTCGGCAATTGAAAAATCGCTTCCATCTTTTTTTTCTATTTCCAAATAAGAAATGCAGATATTTTCTGATCCTAATTTATTCAGAAAGAAAGATTGATCAACAGCCTGGACAGAGGGAATATAGTGTTGGATAGCCTTCAACAAGTGTTTTTCTCCAAACGTTTCTTGATCTCTAAAAAAATTAACGCCTACAAGCAAGCTCAAAACTCTTTTTCTTCCAGTTGGAGTGCGTAGATAGGAACGGAAAATTTTTAGGCTTAGATGGCGGCGATGGGAATTTTTCTTGATGGATTCCCGAAGAGACTTGCGAAAAAGATACTGAATGCTAATGATGCGGCTTAAGTGACGTGGCTGCCGGATAGCCTTGAAATCATCCCGGCAAGTAACCAAGATATGCTGCATTTCGCTAAACACGTCTGCATCATATACGGCAGGAAAGCGCTTGACCAAGTAAGCGATAAAGCCTTGAATCAAGGCTGTCTTATCATCGGCTGAAAGCCCCTTAATTTCTAAAATGCGCTGAGCATAAAACTCTGAATGCATTCCCAAAGCAATTTCTGCCCCAATGATCGGAAAATGCCTTTGAATCTCTTCAAATTCTGCCTCATTCTCGACGCTAACCATTACTTCGCAAATGGTGTAGATTTCGTCACTTAACTCAGCTAAGCGAAAATCTGAGGCATAGACTAAGACGACGTTCAACCGTTTGCCCGGACATAACCAGCGGCTAACCATCTCAAAAAAAAACTTAAACGAATTGGTCCGATATTTGGAAATTGCAAAAAAAGATAAGTTTCCTGGGAATTGACGTGCATCTGAACACGTGATAAGAGGGATCAATTGCTGAAAAATCTCCCTTTGATGGGATCTAGTGGATTCCTCATTCTCTTTCTGATCGAAAAAATCCGCCGGCAAAATCTTTTTCAAAGTCCGCAGAATAATATCGTGATAATGCTGATTGATTACTCCATCGCCTTCAGGAGACTCAAAAAAGGTGGAAATGGTCAAGTTTGAACGGTTTGTCATGCTACCAACTTTAATTAAGCTAACTCGTAAAGAGGAGTTTGGGATCTTTCACGAGCTGCATCGGCAATCCGAGTTCCAGGATTATCTTCATACGAACACATAAAGGATCTTACGTGTAAAGGCAAGGCATTTTTAGCAGCCAATCTAATTGCTCGGGGATGCAAAATTTTTGCTCCTTGACTCACAATCTCTAAAGCATCCTGATAAGAAAGGTGCGAATACAAGATAGCATCTTTATGGCATTTGGGATCTCGATCGAAAACCCCTGGAACGTCTTTAAAAAATTCAATTTCTTCAGCCCCAAGCGCTACCCCTAAAGCGACTGCGGAAGTGTCAGATCCCCCTCTTCCAAGCGTTGTAATTTCTTTATGCAAGCTCACCCCTTGGAACCCTGCCACAATCACAATCTTTCCTTGCTCTAGGGTTTGGGTTAAACGGTGCGGCCTCACGTCGATAATTTGAGCATTGGTGTGTTGGGCGCACGTTAAAATCCCTGATTGGCTTCCTGTAAAGCTCACGGCCTCTCTCCCTTTGCGGCACAAAGCCATGGCTAATAATGACATACTAATCCGCTCTCCTGCACTAATTAGCATGTCGTACTCACGTTGAGGAGGATTGGGATGAACGCGATTGGCCAATTCAATCAATTGATTCGTTGTCTGCCCCATCGCGCTTACAACAATGACCAATCTAGCAAAATGATTCTGTCTTTCAATAATGAGATCGGCAATATGCGAAAAATGATCGGGAGAGGCAACCGAAGCTCCGCCAAATTTCATGACTAGTGTTTTCATAAATCGCTTCAATAATTGTTAAATCTTGCAAGCCTTAAAGTCTTAGAGGCCGTTTTTTAGTTAACTTAGAATCTTGCCCACTAAATAGGCACTAACACCGAACAAGCTTCAAAAAATCGATGCGATTGTTATAAACAATAGTTATTTATTTTTCTATTCAAGATACATTTTTTATTAAAATAAGATTTTGTCGCGCGATTTAATTCCTGTGAAAGTTGTTTTGAAGGTCTTGAAAATTTCGAAGACTATCAATAGTCAAGAAAAAAGTTAATGAATACTTCACAAAACTAGTCATAAATAATTTTAAATTATTACATTTCTCTCCACTTTAATAATCTCAAAACCTCTCTATTTTCCCACCATTTCCCCCTTTAAAATTTTATACCCCATTCGTCAACTCTTTTGATTGCTTTTTTTCTTTTGCATCTGTTAATCTATCACCATTATATGAAAACAGGAGAAACCTTTAAATGTCTAAACACCCTCAACACACTTGGAACGAGAGCAACATCGTTGATGACGTTCAATTTCAAGAGAAAGATGCAGAATTATTTAAAAATCTTTTAACTCAAATCGAGTCACAGCCCGTTGAAGAAAATTCTTTAATGAGCCCTGGTAGCATTCTCAAAGGACGTATCGTTGAAATTACGAAAGATCACGTCGTTGTTGATGTTGGTTTGAAGTCTGAAGGATTAGTACCTATTGAAGAATTTTCTGATCCATCTCAAGTTTACTTAGATGCAGAAGTTGAAGTTTTACTCGACCAAGCAGAAGATGATAATGGACAGATTGTCTTGTCTAGAGAGAAAGCTGAACGTCTCCGTCAATGGGAATACATTCTCGAGCATTGTGAAGAAGGTTCTATCGTTAAAGGTCGTGTTATCCGCAAAGTTAAAGGCGGCTTGATGGTTGATATCGGTATGGAGGCCTTCCTACCTGGATCACAGATCGACAACAAGCGTATCAAGAATCTAGATGACTACCTCGGCAAGACTTACGAATTCAAAATCTTGAAGATCAATATCGAACGCAAGAACGTTGTTGTTTCTCGTCGTGAACTGTTGGAAGCTGAGCGCATTTCCAAGAAAGCTGAAGTGCTTGAGCATATCCAGCCAGGCGACATTCGTGAAGGCGTTGTGAAAAACATTACAGACTTCGGTGTGTTCTTAGACTTAGATGGCATTGACGGTCTCTTGCACATTACAGACATGACATGGAAGCGTATTAAGCATCCTTCTGAGATGGTTCAATTAGGTCAAAAACTTGAAGTCATGATCTTGAGCGTGGATAAAGATAAAGGCCGCGTTGCATTGGGACTCAAGCAAAAAGGACCAAACCCTTGGGATCAAATCGAGCAGAAATACCCACCTGGAACACGCGTTCACGGCAAGATCGTCAACCTGCTTCCTTATGGTGCATTTATCGAAATCGAACCAGGCATCGAAGGGCTCATTCACGTTTCTGAAATGTCTTGGGTAAAAAACATTACTGATCCAAGCGAAGTTGTCAAGAAAGGTGATGAAGTTGAAGCGATCGTCTTGTCTGTTCAGAAAGAAGAAGGTAAAATCTCTTTAGGAATTAAGCAAACTGAGCACAATCCATGGGATGACGTTGAAAGAAAGTACCCAGTTGGACACAACGTTAAGGCTGAAATCCGCA
Coding sequences within it:
- a CDS encoding aspartate kinase, producing MKTLVMKFGGASVASPDHFSHIADLIIERQNHFARLVIVVSAMGQTTNQLIELANRVHPNPPQREYDMLISAGERISMSLLAMALCRKGREAVSFTGSQSGILTCAQHTNAQIIDVRPHRLTQTLEQGKIVIVAGFQGVSLHKEITTLGRGGSDTSAVALGVALGAEEIEFFKDVPGVFDRDPKCHKDAILYSHLSYQDALEIVSQGAKILHPRAIRLAAKNALPLHVRSFMCSYEDNPGTRIADAARERSQTPLYELA
- the rpsA gene encoding 30S ribosomal protein S1, translating into MSKHPQHTWNESNIVDDVQFQEKDAELFKNLLTQIESQPVEENSLMSPGSILKGRIVEITKDHVVVDVGLKSEGLVPIEEFSDPSQVYLDAEVEVLLDQAEDDNGQIVLSREKAERLRQWEYILEHCEEGSIVKGRVIRKVKGGLMVDIGMEAFLPGSQIDNKRIKNLDDYLGKTYEFKILKINIERKNVVVSRRELLEAERISKKAEVLEHIQPGDIREGVVKNITDFGVFLDLDGIDGLLHITDMTWKRIKHPSEMVQLGQKLEVMILSVDKDKGRVALGLKQKGPNPWDQIEQKYPPGTRVHGKIVNLLPYGAFIEIEPGIEGLIHVSEMSWVKNITDPSEVVKKGDEVEAIVLSVQKEEGKISLGIKQTEHNPWDDVERKYPVGHNVKAEIRTLTNYGAFVELEPGVEGLIHISDLSWIKKVSHPSEVLRKGDIVDAIILSVDKESKKITLGVKQLSTNPWESIEKTMPVGSLVKGKVTKITAFGAFVELDSGIEGLIHVTELSDQAFGKVEDVVSKGDEVTAKVIKLDPEHKKIALSIKEYLIDQNQYNRDDIVVTPAKRKKKEEQSEHEESEE